ttatccaaaagattATGAAAGATGTtgacataattgagtaaacatcagtctacaAGGTTGTTTTAGGAACAAGTGTTATAAGACAAGGGTAAAAAACAGAACTAATCTGCTCTGGGCCACAAATcatttagatcaggggtctccaactccagtcctggagagctactgtggctgtaggttttcattctaacccttttcttaatttgtgaccagattttgctgctaattaactctttgccttaattttaattgatgcacaacttaagactcaggccccttaattatttcttttttccttaattagcaaccaaacaatattaagatacaaaatgaaccacaaaacattttgacagcgctcttaaaaaacaaaatcaactgttttggaaatgtctgccatggcagaatgagcaccatggaattaaataaaggtttaattagcaacaagaattggcttcaagttaagaaactgaatgaaggttggagtttgagaccccaacttagttggtcatctgttggctcaattcaaatcaaatttatgtttagctgccgtttaaggaaaaaagaatcaattcagcagtcagtcttaagaaaagtcaattaaaataaagggaaatagttaattagcagcaaaaactaattaagaaaagagttagaattaaaaacctgcaggcacagtaGCTCTCTAGGActggtcaaggctgggggtctatcaaaaggcagggcctgttggagacccctgatttagatgatatccttagaaaggaaaaatcaGTTACTTCACATAGGAATGACTTTACATTTCAGAATGAAAGCTATACAATTAAACAACAAGTTCCATTAACAAGCAAGGAAATGTCTTCTATTTAAGAAATTTGGTAGGACTCTGTAGCCACTGCACCCCACTAGGACCAAACCTTGGCACCCTTGTTTTAAGTAACACCAGTAAATAAAACATTGCCCAGGTTGTTTCAGTAgttgataatttaaaattaatttttaataatattggAAAACAGATCTGGCTAAATGAACACAAACACTTTTATTTGCTTCCAGAAGCAAATCTTAATCACTGGTGCATATACGTTTATAGCCACCCAGAACCATCTCTGTATGGCAAGAATGAATTTGTCTATTGAGATTTCTGCTTGGCCTACTCTCACTTATATGAATTTTAGGGTTGATACCTTTTAAAGATGAAGGATTAAGCTACTCTTTCATTGTTTGTCTCCTGGATGCTCTGTTTTCCTCAAAGCAATACAAGACAATGCAAAAGAATTCATATGGAGTAGTTGGGAGATGGAGATGATGAAGCCATTGACTTTTCCGCATCATCTAACAGTGTCCATGCTTGCCGTGCAAAGATTGAGTGATTCTCTGACATTGTAAGTCTCTCGTTTTTAGTCAAGCAATGTGGTATAACAATAGCTATGGGACTGGAATCCACTTCACAAGCTTGCTTGATCAGTGTCCACATTTTACAGACTGTGTGTCCCTGAACAGTGACTTtatctgtctgtgctccaattatgAAAAACATCTAAGCCAGGGGTTCAATTTCAGATCAATATTAAGCTCTACTACAGATTTGTACATGTAAAGAACCTTGTTTGCTATGTGGACAGGAGGTCAAGGCAATCTGGAGCAttaatgatgttaaaaatggCTCCTCATTCATTCAACACTACATGAGTGCTGCTGCCTGATTTGTAAATCCATACATTCCTTGACGTTTCTCACATTAGGATTATATTCTATTCTACCttcatattttgctttgttttgtatggtgCTCTTGCTTGTTCTGTGATGTTGCTTACTGTAAAAGATGACCAGTAAGTTAAATTGCTCAGAGTCAGCCAGTGAGCCAGCAGTGGGACCTATCCTTTCAAGCTAAACCTTCTCGGTTTTCTTTGCTCCTCTGTGTGTCCTGGAGTCTGCTTTAAAATCCTGATAgagtcagtgtctgtgtggagtttccacgtTCTGCCTTCTGGAAGGGGCTTTCTCTCATATTCCTAAGATGTTCCTGTTAAGTCAATTGACAATGGATTTGTGGCACATCCCAGCTGATTTTAATCTTGTATCTGATGATTTCAGAAAAGGCTAAATAATGGATACGCAGGTTCAAGTAACAGAGTTATGACTAGATGGATGAAGTTGTCTTGATGTAACAGGGAGACAGGAGCATTTCTTATGGGGGACATACTGGTCGATTATTTTAGGCCAAAGAAGGATTTATACTGGCACGACAGCAAACATTTTCTATTCATCTTAGCAATTGAATGAGACAAAGCACATTAATATTGTGATTAAATCATTTTGCAAAGAAGTCTGTGAAAAAGCCATGTCTTGTGTACATTGTTAGCAAGCACTAATTGCTTTgagcaatgtttattttttttatctatttaaggtgaacacttttacttttattgtgGTTCTTATGATAGACTTGGACAGGAGTCTAACAACCATCAATTAGTTTTATCTCGTGATTGTACAATGTGCTCAATTTTTCTTCCAATTGGTTCACCTCCATGGTTTGCATTTTGTCACTGTTGTCATTAGGGAGAAGGACACCCTCTGAATGCATTGTCTGTCCCGTGTTACTAACACAGCAGGAGGCACTCCAGATGAAACTGGGCACGTAGACAcggtttttcagttttttgtcaTTGCTGGGGACAGCTCCTGTGATCACATACATCTGCTCACACGTGCTCTgcattatgtgttttattttctcatcATAATCTTTCCATTTGTTGATGCTGAGATGCTTGTGTATCGCAACGATGTTAGTGAAAGTGTTAGTGGCATTGCAAAATTCCGTATGACTGTGGTGTTGTTGGggatttaaataaatatggtcaTAATCATGCTTCCCTGCATCATTGTAGTCATCCTTAATGGCCTGGCTTTgcataagtttatttttttcttgatattCCTTAACTTTGCCACTGCAATTCTTTCCTTTGTTGTATTCTTCTATAATTTTCTTAGCATCATCCTCTCGTTGTGACTCAGCAGAAAGTTCCCGGTGTACAAGCTGAAATGAAAAGAAGCAGAATCAtttaattgtttgccattttctcACTTGTATTTATATTAAAGGCTAGTGTGGTAGCTTCTGCCTCATGAATGCAATGTCCTGGTCACTATTTGAGTCGACTTATATGGCTAAAGGACAACGCTGAAAGTGTTACAATCGGTTGATTCAGCCAACatcacccctggagcaattttcaggttaagggccttgctcaacagCACAGCAGAGTAGGATCACCTCTGGCagtcacaggatttgaaccagcaacctctcAAAAACCAGcagagatccttagcctcagagccactactccgccTGTCAGACTAACAGTTACGTCATGTCTGGTGACTTTTTGGTGACTCTCAGTTagcaaacatacagtattatcAGCTTTACTGATTTcaaagaacattaattttcttATCAGTAACCTGTCTTTAAACTCACTCCAAGACACTCCTTTAACAAAAACAGGACATAAGTCTTGCCACCTCCACATAACACTAATGACCACCTGCAGAATGATATACTTAGTAAGTACCTACTAAGGTATAGATTTGGATAGGATTGACAAAAAATAACATAGCATGAAACTATTTAATAGAGAATAAATGTACTTCATGCTAAACAGCAAAGTATATTTTGCTAGTCATaggatttaaagttaacagagcAAACAAACCTTGAATAGAGACgtaagatacagtgcatccggaaagtattcacagcgcatcactttttccacattttgttatgttacagccttattccaaaatgaattaaattcgtttttttcctcagaattctacacacaacaccccataatgacaacgtgaaaaaagtttacttgagatttttgcgaatttattaaaaataaaaaaattgagaaagcacatgtacgtaagtattcacagcctttgccatgaagctcaaaattgagctcaggtgcatcctgtttcccctgatcatccttgagatgattctgcagcttcattggagtccacctgtggtaaattcagttgactggacatgatttggaaaggcacacacctgtctatataaggtcccaaagttgacagttcatgtcagagcacaaaccaagcatgaagtcaaaggaattgtctgtagacctctgagacaggattgtctcgaggcacaaatctggggaaggttacaaaaaaatttctgctgctttgaaggtcccaatgagcacagtggcctctatcatccgtaagctgaagaagttcgaaaccaccaggactcttcctagagctggccggccatctaaactgagcgatcgggggagaaaggccttagtcagggaggtgaccaagaacccgatggtcactctgtcagagctccagaggtcctctgtggagagaggagaaccttccagaaggacaaccatctctgcagcaatccaccaatcaggcctgtatggtagagtggccagacggaagccactccttagtaaaaggcacatggcagcctgcctggcgtttgccaaaaggcacctgaaggactctcagaccatgagaaagaaaattctctggtctgatgagacaaagattgaagtctttggtgtgaatgccaggcgtcacgtttggaggaaaccaggcaccgctcatcaccaggccaataccatccctacagtgaagcatggtggtggcagcatcatgctgtggggatgtttttcagcggcagggactgggagactagtcaggataaagggaaagatgactacagcaatgtacagagacatcctggatgaaaacctgctccagagcgctcttgacctcagactgtggcgacggttcatctttcagcaggacaacgaccctaagcacacagccaagatatcaaaggagtggcttcaggacaactctgtgaatgtccttgagtggcccagccagagcccagacttgaatccgattgaacatctctggagagatcttaaaatggctgtgtaccgacacttcccattcaacctgatggagcttgagaggtgctgcaaagaggaatgggcgaaactggccaaggataggtgtgccaagcttgtggcatcatattcaaaaagacttgaggctgtaattgctgccaaaggtgcatcgacaaagtattgagcaaaggctgtgaatacttatgtacatgtgattgttctgtttttttatttttaataaatttgcaaaaacctcaagtaaacttttttcacgttgtcattatggggtgttgtgtgtagaattctgaggaaaaaatgaattgaatccattttggaataaggctgtaacttaacaaaatatggaaaaagtgatgcgctgtgaatactttccggatgcactgtatatccacaTAAATTCAACCCACATTGAGCATCTGTTCTTCTACAAAATCTTTGACTGATTAATTTTTACGGCTATTATTGGAATgagttgagatggtttgggcatgtccTAATGATACCATCTTCAGTGGCTTCCTCTAGAGTTGCTAAAGGTAAGTCCCACTGGGAAGAGACCCTGTGGCAGACCCATGGTTCTCTGAAGGAATTACGAGTATATTTCTTAGCTGGCTTGGgattccccaggaagagctggaatttTTAGCTGGGGACAGAGAAGTCCGGGCATGTCCCTCTGCCACCACCACTCTTTCTAGGAAAATGAAGTTGACGAAAATGAGGTGACATGTCTCCTGTGAGTTCAATGCtttgtattaaaaatacagtatgtacagtattattatgaaaatatttgtttacagtggccctgaagtgcaatgagcaaaaacaaattaaaccatGCACAAACAAAtcggaaaacacaaaaacaaattggaaacacaaacacaaatcagaaaatgcaaaaacaaatttaatacgcaaaaacaaatcagaatgtgcaaaaataaattgaatacacaaaaacaaatcagaaaatgcaaaaacaaattgaatatgcaaaagaaaataagaaaacaaaaacaaatgttaggTTTTATCATAAAGCTATCGAATTTACGTCAAGGGACATTATACTTTATGTAATGCACTATTGAGAATGCATCTGGAGTAGTGTGAGGAGTTTTGGTCACCACACTATAagtaagacatagcagcacttgaagctttcCAAAGGAGAACAACCAAGAATTAAGGATATGTCATAGTCTGACAgacacagagaattaaacctgtttagttttgAGCATGCTAACCTAATCCAGGAATGTTATTttaatccagcaacattctttcatctTGAGGGTGAATCAGGTACTCAGGAACATCAGTGGAAtttaagggaaagtgcatttaaaactgaagccaggatgcacttctttacacaaagagtgatgggactctggaacaaactaatgAGACATGgacttgaagcagaaaccttgacaattttTAAGAAGGTTGTATCATCCAGATACTTTAAGAAGTATTTGGATGAGATACTGGAACAGTTTAACTAGTTGCTAAACGAATGGGCTCGTTTatgaaatttcttatgtttcttttgtCTCAGATTGCTCAGGTAACTTTTTGATTATTGTCTCACCCCCTCTCAGTTAACAACAAATCCTCTCGATTTGAAGGGACagagcacagggaaaaagtatgTCCTCATGTAAACGTGATAAAAATCAATTGCAATTATTAAGCTACATTAGACCAAAATTAGCTTTGctgttattattgtaaatattattcacTTCAACAGTGTGAAAAGGCCCTGAAATTTATTACTGAAATTAATGTtgacaaaagtaaaaacatatacagtatgaagctTAATTGTCTCACTGTAACTTCTGGGTGGATCTTGCATTAGGCTGACCTGAGTGCACACCCAGGAGCCTATAAAAAAGTAATGAtggcatttttcagtttttgtttctaCCTTGCACAATTCcatgttata
The sequence above is drawn from the Erpetoichthys calabaricus chromosome 3, fErpCal1.3, whole genome shotgun sequence genome and encodes:
- the LOC114649053 gene encoding endonuclease domain-containing 1 protein-like isoform X4: MQPLYLLIVAVALVALGTAEVMNDFSSCINFFFGEKPPTGFEEAAFPIPEERHPDDSAPDCLAAYQQRSPAYICQKIPNRNQSYFATLYDRGRRIPLFSAYLLEKNPACDMRLGYIRVEPQLVHRELSAESQREDDAKKIIEEYNKGKNCSGKVKEYQEKNKLMQSQAIKDDYNDAGKHDYDHIYLNPQQHHSHTEFCNATNTFTNIVAIHKHLSINKWKDYDEKIKHIMQSTCEQMYVITGAVPSNDKKLKNRVYVPSFIWSASCCVSNTGQTMHSEGVLLPNDNSDKMQTMEVNQLEEKLSTLYNHEIKLIDGC